One window from the genome of Aeromonas sp. FDAARGOS 1405 encodes:
- a CDS encoding DsbA family protein, translating to MKPTLSALPLLASLCATLLAPTLHAAPFTPEQEARIKELIRETLIANPKILDEAAESWEKQNAAAQEAQLGNFIKGNKDVLFNSATSPRLGAKNPKLTLVLFTDYNCPYCKQFDPQLTRLLKAYPNDLGLVIKLLPFKGQSSAKAAQYSLTLWQQDPARFFALHDKLMSKQGMLTEADINKALAATGNVALKPEGKATEELRNSLRIGTLLGVQGTPATLIGNQLVSGAIPYEELEQLVKAELARQS from the coding sequence ATGAAACCGACTCTGAGCGCCCTGCCCCTGCTGGCCTCTCTCTGCGCAACCCTGCTGGCTCCGACCCTGCACGCGGCCCCCTTCACCCCTGAACAGGAAGCACGCATCAAGGAGCTGATCCGCGAGACTCTGATCGCCAACCCCAAGATCCTCGACGAGGCGGCCGAGTCCTGGGAGAAGCAGAATGCCGCAGCCCAGGAGGCCCAGCTTGGCAACTTCATCAAGGGCAACAAGGATGTGCTGTTCAACAGCGCAACCAGCCCGCGCCTGGGTGCCAAAAACCCCAAGCTGACGCTGGTGCTGTTTACCGACTACAACTGCCCCTACTGCAAGCAGTTCGATCCCCAGCTGACCAGGCTGCTCAAGGCCTATCCGAATGATCTGGGGCTGGTGATCAAATTGCTGCCGTTCAAGGGGCAGAGCTCCGCCAAGGCAGCCCAGTACAGCCTGACCCTGTGGCAACAGGATCCCGCCCGCTTCTTCGCCCTGCACGACAAGCTGATGAGCAAGCAGGGGATGCTGACCGAGGCGGACATCAACAAGGCGCTGGCGGCCACCGGCAATGTGGCACTCAAACCGGAGGGTAAAGCCACCGAGGAGCTGCGCAACAGCCTGCGCATTGGTACCCTGCTGGGTGTACAGGGCACACCGGCGACCCTGATCGGCAACCAGCTGGTGTCGGGCGCCATCCCCTATGAGGAGCTGGAGCAGCTGGTGAAGGCAGAGCTGGCCAGGCAGAGCTAA
- a CDS encoding EF-hand domain-containing protein: MLKFYLLPMVLLGGFAIAADESIDEPLMFIKGDITKAQFMERAEQRFTRQDSDKDGTLSIAEREAAMAKMHEAMQQSGKAMPGKMGNMGNMRPMQDTTREQFMAHHEALFTQMDKNGDGVLDEAERTSARGRLGQGMMAPAQ, translated from the coding sequence ATGCTCAAATTTTATCTTCTGCCTATGGTGCTGCTTGGCGGTTTCGCCATCGCTGCCGATGAGAGCATCGATGAGCCCTTGATGTTCATCAAGGGGGACATTACCAAGGCACAGTTTATGGAAAGAGCCGAGCAGCGTTTCACCCGGCAGGACAGTGACAAGGATGGCACCCTCTCGATTGCCGAGAGAGAGGCAGCCATGGCCAAGATGCACGAGGCAATGCAGCAGTCAGGCAAGGCCATGCCTGGCAAGATGGGGAACATGGGCAACATGAGGCCGATGCAGGACACGACCAGGGAACAGTTCATGGCGCATCATGAGGCTCTCTTTACCCAAATGGACAAGAACGGAGATGGTGTGCTTGACGAAGCCGAGCGTACCAGTGCCAGAGGGCGGCTCGGGCAGGGGATGATGGCGCCCGCCCAATAG